From Streptomyces sp. CMB-StM0423, a single genomic window includes:
- a CDS encoding ThuA domain-containing protein, with protein MKAPGRLALATAAVVLTTMAMNTSAVAEKPAKKAEDEHVLVFSKTAGFRHDSIPDGIATIQQLGADNGFTVDTTENAGVFTPGTLQQYDAVVFLSTTGDVLDAKQQRAFENYVRAGGGYVGVHAAADTEYDWPFYGGLVGAYFDSHPQIQQATVEVEDHDHPATAHLGDQWVRTDEWYNYRTNPREQARVLATLDEGSYSGGNMGGDHPISWCQTYESGRSFYTGLGHTKESYAEPEFRTHLLGGIQYAAGAVESDCSSAESDYTPIFDGTSTEGWKQAGPGSFRLEDGTLTSEGGMGMLWYEARQFGSYSLKLDWRMEGDDNSGVFIGFPPSDDPWSAVNNGYEIQIDATDSPDRTTGAVYGFQSADIAARDGALNPPGEWNTFELRVEGEHLQIWLNDVKINDFTNTDPARSLADGHIGIQNHGADDQVSFRNILVKDLP; from the coding sequence ATGAAAGCTCCCGGACGCCTCGCCCTGGCGACGGCGGCGGTCGTGCTCACCACCATGGCCATGAACACGTCCGCCGTCGCGGAGAAGCCGGCGAAGAAGGCGGAGGACGAGCACGTGCTCGTCTTCTCCAAGACCGCCGGCTTCCGCCACGACTCCATCCCCGACGGGATCGCGACCATCCAGCAGCTCGGCGCCGACAACGGCTTCACCGTCGACACCACCGAGAACGCCGGCGTGTTCACGCCCGGCACCCTCCAGCAGTACGACGCCGTCGTCTTCCTCTCCACCACCGGTGACGTGCTCGACGCCAAGCAGCAGCGGGCGTTCGAGAACTACGTGCGCGCCGGCGGCGGCTACGTCGGCGTGCACGCCGCAGCCGACACCGAGTACGACTGGCCGTTCTACGGCGGCCTCGTCGGCGCGTACTTCGACTCGCACCCGCAGATCCAGCAGGCGACGGTCGAGGTCGAGGACCACGACCACCCCGCCACCGCGCACCTGGGCGACCAGTGGGTGCGTACCGACGAGTGGTACAACTACCGCACCAACCCGCGCGAGCAGGCCCGCGTCCTGGCGACCCTCGACGAAGGCTCGTACAGCGGCGGCAACATGGGCGGCGACCACCCCATCTCCTGGTGCCAGACCTACGAGAGCGGCCGGTCCTTCTACACGGGCCTCGGCCACACCAAGGAGTCGTACGCGGAGCCCGAGTTCCGCACCCATCTGCTCGGCGGCATCCAGTACGCCGCCGGGGCCGTCGAATCGGACTGCAGTTCTGCCGAGAGCGACTACACTCCGATCTTCGACGGCACTTCCACCGAGGGCTGGAAGCAGGCCGGGCCGGGCTCGTTCCGCCTGGAGGACGGCACCCTGACCTCGGAGGGCGGCATGGGCATGCTGTGGTACGAGGCCAGGCAGTTCGGCTCGTACTCCCTCAAGCTCGACTGGCGCATGGAGGGCGACGACAACTCCGGCGTCTTCATCGGGTTCCCGCCCTCCGACGATCCCTGGTCGGCCGTGAACAACGGCTACGAGATCCAGATCGACGCCACCGACTCCCCGGACCGGACCACGGGCGCCGTCTACGGCTTCCAGTCCGCCGACATCGCCGCGCGCGACGGGGCGCTCAACCCGCCCGGCGAGTGGAACACCTTCGAACTGCGCGTCGAGGGTGAGCACCTGCAGATCTGGCTCAACGACGTGAAGATCAACGACTTCACGAACACCGACCCCGCCCGCAGCCTTGCGGACGGACACATCGGGATCCAGAACCACGGTGCGGACGACCAGGTGTCGTTCCGCAACATCCTGGTGAAGGATCTCCCGTGA
- a CDS encoding sugar phosphate isomerase/epimerase family protein, which translates to MSRLRLAYGTNGLTDLRLTDAVALLADLGYDGIALTLDHMHLDPLAPDLPARTATVRRLLARHGLAVTIETGARYVLDPRRKHHPTLLDPDPEARAVRSRLLRTAVNVAAELGANAVHCFSGTRPYGVSEPDAWKRLGEELTPVLQAADAAGVPLAIEPEPGHLLYDLAGFRRLREGLDDPPALALTLDIGHCQCLEEALPADCVRAAAPWLAHVQIEDMCRGVHEHLPFGEGEIGFPSVLEALQTTGYQGLISVELPRHSHAGPELASSSIRFLRAAEEEARARGSVPC; encoded by the coding sequence ATGAGCCGGCTGCGCCTGGCCTACGGCACCAACGGCCTCACCGACCTGCGGCTGACCGACGCCGTCGCGCTCCTCGCCGACCTCGGCTACGACGGCATCGCGCTCACCCTCGACCACATGCACCTCGACCCGCTCGCGCCCGACCTGCCCGCCCGCACGGCCACCGTGCGGCGGCTGCTGGCCCGGCACGGGCTCGCGGTGACCATCGAGACCGGCGCCCGCTACGTCCTCGACCCGCGCCGCAAGCACCACCCCACTCTGCTCGACCCCGACCCCGAGGCCCGCGCAGTACGCTCCCGGCTGCTGCGTACCGCCGTGAACGTCGCCGCCGAGCTGGGCGCCAACGCCGTGCACTGCTTCAGCGGTACACGCCCGTACGGGGTGTCGGAGCCGGACGCCTGGAAGCGGCTGGGCGAGGAGCTGACCCCGGTGCTCCAGGCCGCGGACGCCGCCGGCGTGCCGCTGGCCATCGAGCCGGAGCCCGGCCACCTGCTGTACGACCTCGCCGGGTTCCGCCGGCTGCGCGAAGGGCTGGACGACCCGCCGGCGCTGGCGCTGACCCTCGACATCGGGCACTGCCAGTGCCTGGAGGAGGCGCTGCCCGCCGACTGCGTACGGGCCGCCGCGCCCTGGCTCGCGCACGTCCAGATCGAGGACATGTGCCGGGGCGTGCACGAGCATCTGCCGTTCGGCGAGGGCGAGATCGGCTTCCCCTCCGTGCTCGAAGCCCTGCAGACCACCGGCTACCAGGGCCTGATCAGCGTCGAGCTGCCCCGGCACTCGCACGCGGGGCCCGAGCTGGCGAGCAGCTCCATCCGCTTCCTGCGCGCGGCGGAGGAAGAGGCGCGGGCGAGGGGGTCGGTGCCGTGCTGA
- a CDS encoding EboA domain-containing protein, with protein MVTPDPAVPAPAAAPAATVAALRASVEAGLAPEAREWLAAALADAAAGTPGPSAGLLAWEAHFAAARRRAGAGAADAVRVLILHAARADEQVATRVYDRGDAAERRAVLRALPHLGPGPGAVPLIEDALRTNDTRLVAAALGPYAAEHLGDHAWRQAVLKCLFTGVPADEIAGLADRAAGDGELARMLDDYARERTAAGRAVPADLDRILALTRQEV; from the coding sequence GTGGTGACCCCCGACCCCGCCGTACCCGCACCGGCCGCCGCACCCGCCGCGACGGTCGCCGCCCTGCGTGCGTCCGTCGAGGCCGGTCTCGCGCCCGAGGCCCGCGAGTGGCTCGCCGCCGCGCTCGCCGACGCCGCCGCCGGCACCCCCGGGCCCAGCGCGGGACTGCTCGCCTGGGAGGCCCACTTCGCCGCCGCGCGCCGCCGCGCCGGCGCCGGGGCCGCCGACGCCGTGCGCGTGCTGATCCTGCACGCCGCCCGCGCCGACGAGCAGGTCGCCACCCGCGTCTACGACCGCGGCGACGCCGCCGAACGCCGGGCCGTGCTGCGCGCGCTGCCGCACCTCGGCCCCGGCCCCGGCGCCGTACCGCTGATCGAGGACGCGCTGCGGACCAACGACACCCGCCTGGTCGCCGCCGCCCTCGGCCCGTACGCCGCCGAGCACCTGGGCGACCACGCCTGGCGGCAGGCCGTCCTCAAGTGCCTCTTCACCGGCGTACCCGCCGACGAGATCGCGGGCCTCGCCGACCGCGCCGCGGGCGACGGCGAACTCGCCCGCATGCTCGACGACTACGCCCGCGAGCGGACGGCCGCCGGCCGCGCCGTGCCGGCGGACCTCGACCGGATCCTCGCCCTGACCCGCCAGGAGGTGTGA
- the eboE gene encoding metabolite traffic protein EboE has product MRFRHPDGSLVHLAYCTNVHPAEDLDGVMAQLRDHAEPVRRRLGRDRLGIGLWLARDAVRTLGSDPAALRRLKKALDERGLEAVTLNGFPYQGFGDEVVKYRVYRPDWTEPERLDHTVELARLLAALLPDDVTEGTISTLPLAWRTDFDAAARKASLTALGTLAARLDAIEELTGRSIRVGLEPEPGCTVETTADAVAALTAEGAPPPERIGVCVDTCHLATSFEDPATAIAGITGAGLPIVKSQLSAALVADRPADPGVRTALAAFAEPRFLHQTRIRAADGTLRATDDLDEALAGGLPDDGPWRAHFHVPLHAPLEPPLTATTPVLEETLARLVGGPAPLTRHLEVETYTWQALPAHLRPRSRAQLADGIAAELSVARDLLTSLGLKELP; this is encoded by the coding sequence ATGCGCTTCCGACACCCCGACGGCTCCCTCGTCCATCTCGCGTACTGCACCAACGTGCACCCCGCCGAGGATCTCGACGGGGTGATGGCGCAACTGCGCGACCACGCCGAACCGGTGCGCCGCCGGCTCGGCCGCGACCGGCTGGGCATCGGCCTGTGGCTCGCGCGCGACGCCGTCCGCACCCTCGGCTCCGACCCCGCCGCGCTGCGCCGGCTGAAGAAGGCGCTCGACGAACGCGGCCTGGAGGCCGTGACCCTCAACGGCTTCCCGTACCAGGGGTTCGGCGACGAGGTCGTCAAGTACCGCGTCTACCGCCCCGACTGGACCGAGCCCGAGCGCCTGGACCACACCGTGGAGCTGGCCCGGCTGCTCGCCGCGCTGCTGCCCGACGACGTCACCGAGGGCACCATCTCCACCCTCCCGCTCGCCTGGCGCACCGACTTCGACGCCGCCGCCCGCAAGGCGTCGCTGACGGCGCTCGGCACCCTGGCCGCGCGCCTCGACGCCATCGAGGAGCTGACCGGCCGCTCCATCCGCGTCGGCCTGGAGCCGGAGCCCGGCTGCACCGTCGAGACCACCGCCGACGCGGTCGCGGCGCTCACCGCGGAGGGCGCGCCGCCGCCGGAGCGTATCGGCGTCTGCGTCGACACCTGCCATCTGGCCACGTCCTTCGAGGACCCGGCCACCGCCATCGCCGGCATCACGGGCGCGGGCCTGCCCATCGTCAAGTCCCAACTGTCGGCCGCCCTGGTGGCCGACCGGCCCGCGGATCCCGGGGTACGGACCGCGCTGGCCGCCTTCGCGGAGCCGCGGTTCCTGCACCAGACCCGGATCCGCGCCGCCGACGGCACCCTGCGGGCCACCGACGACCTCGACGAGGCCCTGGCCGGCGGCCTCCCCGACGACGGCCCGTGGCGCGCCCACTTCCACGTACCGCTGCACGCGCCGCTGGAGCCGCCGCTGACGGCGACGACGCCGGTGCTCGAAGAGACGCTGGCGCGCCTCGTCGGCGGTCCCGCGCCGCTGACGAGACACCTGGAAGTGGAGACGTACACCTGGCAGGCTCTGCCCGCACACCTGCGGCCGCGCAGCCGCGCACAGCTCGCCGACGGCATCGCCGCCGAGCTGTCCGTCGCCCGCGACCTGCTCACCTCGCTCGGCCTGAAGGAGCTGCCATGA
- a CDS encoding SCO3242 family prenyltransferase yields MSAAQRTRVRRRGGMRLLALGAGAGAAGAGVLGAVAAARGRGAAPAAAVAGAAGLLALGAGAAVRRRRAVPVAAAVSGAVLGAAAAGVAARVRRDGGAAPAGRGPAAAVAGGVALLAAAVPGAVLRRPRTAGPIEPEARSAQGRKQSAPPAAQVRAWVELLRVSALFTVPGDALAGAAAAGLRPNRGTALAIGSSLCLYEAGMALNDYADRDVDAVERPHRPLPSGRITPRAALTAAAALTAASLGLAAAAGRRPLALATALAGAVWAYDLKLKNTPAGPAAMAAARTLDLLLGAAATEARAARKAAPPAAAGGYATAPPAGAASSALRHLQGGDGTGWADGPLAAAVLLGVHTYAVTVVSRREVEGGSTAVPLVGLAVTTAVAATLRRGNDPYPQAEPHPRADGAPPPGGPRLALTPGDLLAGAYAATAVRPYLHAALNPSPQLTQRAVGGGIRAMIPLQSALAARAGAPGSAAALLALVPVARRLARKVSPT; encoded by the coding sequence ATGAGCGCGGCGCAGCGGACGCGGGTGCGGCGACGGGGCGGCATGCGGCTGCTCGCGCTGGGCGCGGGCGCCGGTGCGGCCGGGGCAGGCGTCCTGGGCGCCGTCGCCGCCGCACGAGGCCGCGGGGCGGCACCCGCCGCCGCGGTGGCGGGTGCCGCCGGGCTGCTCGCGCTGGGCGCGGGCGCCGCGGTCCGGCGCCGGCGGGCCGTGCCGGTCGCCGCCGCCGTCTCCGGGGCCGTGCTGGGCGCGGCCGCCGCGGGGGTGGCCGCGCGGGTACGGCGGGACGGTGGTGCGGCACCGGCGGGCCGCGGGCCCGCCGCCGCCGTGGCCGGGGGAGTGGCGCTGCTCGCCGCCGCCGTCCCGGGCGCCGTGCTGCGCCGGCCGCGTACCGCCGGGCCGATCGAGCCGGAGGCGCGCAGCGCCCAGGGGCGCAAGCAGTCCGCGCCGCCCGCCGCGCAGGTGCGCGCCTGGGTCGAACTGCTCCGCGTCTCCGCGCTGTTCACCGTCCCCGGCGACGCCCTCGCCGGCGCCGCCGCCGCCGGGCTGCGGCCCAACCGCGGCACCGCGCTGGCCATCGGCTCCTCCCTCTGCCTCTACGAGGCGGGCATGGCGCTCAACGACTACGCCGACCGCGACGTCGACGCCGTCGAGCGCCCGCACCGCCCGCTGCCCTCCGGCCGGATCACCCCCCGCGCCGCGCTGACCGCCGCCGCCGCCCTGACCGCGGCGAGCCTCGGTCTGGCCGCGGCCGCGGGCCGCCGGCCGCTCGCGCTCGCCACCGCGCTCGCGGGGGCGGTGTGGGCGTACGACCTGAAGCTGAAGAACACCCCCGCGGGCCCCGCCGCGATGGCCGCCGCCCGCACCCTGGACCTGCTTCTCGGCGCCGCGGCCACGGAGGCCCGCGCGGCCCGCAAGGCCGCCCCGCCGGCCGCCGCGGGCGGGTACGCCACCGCGCCGCCGGCCGGCGCCGCCTCGTCCGCCCTGCGCCACCTCCAGGGCGGCGACGGCACCGGCTGGGCGGACGGACCGCTCGCCGCCGCCGTCCTCCTCGGCGTCCACACCTACGCGGTCACCGTCGTCTCCCGCCGCGAGGTCGAGGGCGGGTCGACGGCCGTCCCGCTCGTCGGCCTCGCCGTCACCACCGCCGTCGCCGCCACCCTGCGCCGCGGCAACGACCCGTACCCGCAAGCAGAGCCGCACCCCCGGGCGGACGGCGCCCCGCCACCCGGCGGACCCCGGCTGGCGCTCACCCCCGGTGACCTGCTCGCCGGCGCGTACGCCGCCACCGCCGTCCGCCCGTACCTGCACGCCGCGCTCAACCCCAGCCCGCAGCTCACCCAGCGCGCCGTCGGCGGCGGCATCCGCGCCATGATCCCGCTGCAGTCCGCCCTCGCCGCCCGCGCCGGCGCGCCCGGCAGCGCCGCCGCGCTGCTGGCCCTCGTGCCCGTCGCCCGCCGGCTCGCGCGGAAGGTGAGTCCCACATGA
- a CDS encoding alkaline phosphatase family protein — protein MTPPKRLVVVDVVGLTPRLLDHMPNLRALADAGSNSALTPPLPAVTCTVQSTILTGAPPAEHGIVANGWYFRELGEVFLWRQHNALVGGDKLWEAARRAYPGYTVANVGWWYAMGMDTDYIVTPRPIYYADGRKEPDCYTRPPELHDELTAAFGTFPLFNYWGPTASIVSSQWIIDASRHILDAYSPDLTLVYLPHLDYDLQRYGPDDPRSHAAARELDDALAPLLADTRAADAETVVLSEYGITQAATPVDVNRALRKAGLLEVYTQDGMEYLDPWASRAFAVSDHQIAHVYVRDPADIEATREILTKLPGVADVLSDSGKKAHGLDHPRAGELVAVAEPDAWFTYYYWLDDDRAPDFAQLVEIHRKPGYDPAELFMDPTDPYVRLRAVSAIARKKAGMRYRLAVVPLDPAPVRGTHGRLPDDERDGPVLLTTRPGATSGPVPATDVKSLLLSLAGLD, from the coding sequence ATGACGCCCCCGAAGCGGCTGGTCGTCGTCGACGTCGTCGGCCTCACGCCGCGTCTCCTCGACCACATGCCGAACCTGCGCGCGCTGGCCGACGCCGGCTCGAACAGCGCGCTGACGCCGCCGCTGCCCGCCGTCACCTGCACCGTGCAGTCGACGATCCTCACCGGCGCGCCGCCGGCGGAGCACGGGATCGTCGCCAACGGCTGGTACTTCCGCGAGCTGGGCGAGGTCTTCCTGTGGCGCCAGCACAACGCCCTCGTCGGCGGCGACAAGCTGTGGGAGGCGGCCCGGCGCGCGTACCCCGGCTACACCGTGGCCAACGTCGGCTGGTGGTACGCGATGGGCATGGACACCGACTACATCGTCACCCCGCGCCCCATCTACTACGCCGACGGCCGCAAGGAGCCCGACTGCTACACCCGGCCGCCTGAGCTGCACGACGAACTGACCGCCGCCTTCGGCACGTTCCCCCTCTTCAACTACTGGGGCCCGACGGCGAGCATCGTCTCCTCGCAGTGGATCATCGACGCCTCGCGGCACATCCTCGACGCGTACAGCCCCGACCTCACCCTCGTCTACCTCCCGCACCTCGACTACGACCTCCAGCGCTACGGCCCCGACGACCCGCGCTCGCACGCCGCCGCGCGCGAGCTGGACGACGCGCTGGCGCCGCTGCTGGCGGACACGCGGGCGGCAGACGCGGAGACCGTGGTGCTCTCGGAGTACGGCATCACGCAGGCGGCCACGCCCGTGGACGTCAACCGCGCGCTGCGCAAGGCCGGGCTGCTGGAGGTCTACACCCAGGACGGGATGGAGTACCTGGACCCGTGGGCGTCGCGCGCCTTCGCGGTCTCGGACCACCAGATCGCGCACGTCTACGTCCGCGACCCGGCCGACATCGAGGCCACCCGGGAGATCCTCACCAAGCTGCCCGGCGTCGCCGACGTGCTCTCCGACTCCGGCAAGAAGGCCCACGGCCTGGACCACCCGCGCGCCGGCGAGCTGGTCGCGGTGGCGGAGCCGGACGCCTGGTTCACGTACTACTACTGGCTCGACGACGACCGTGCCCCGGACTTCGCCCAGCTCGTCGAGATCCACCGCAAGCCCGGCTACGACCCCGCCGAGCTCTTCATGGACCCCACCGACCCGTACGTACGTCTGCGGGCCGTCTCCGCGATCGCCCGCAAGAAGGCCGGCATGCGCTACCGCCTGGCCGTCGTCCCGCTCGACCCCGCCCCGGTACGCGGCACCCACGGCCGCCTCCCGGACGACGAGCGCGACGGCCCCGTGCTGCTCACCACCCGGCCGGGGGCGACCTCGGGACCCGTACCGGCGACCGACGTGAAGTCACTGCTGCTGTCGCTCGCCGGTCTCGACTGA
- a CDS encoding TatD family hydrolase yields MRIFDPHIHMTSRTTDDYAAMYDAGVRALVEPSFWLGQPRTSPESFYDYFDSLLGWEPFRAAQYGIAHHCTLALNPKEANDPRLLPVLDELPRYLLKDHVVAVGEIGYDSMTPEEDHALAAQLELAADHGLPAMVHTPHRDKAAGLARTLDVVRESRLAPERVILDHLNETTVAAARDSGCWAAFSIYPDTKMDEDRMVRILREYGTERMLVNSAADWGRSDPLKTRKTADAMLAAGFTDADVDKVLWQNPVEFYGQSGRLELEPEKPEAGGATYEGNSILRGGS; encoded by the coding sequence ATGCGCATCTTCGACCCGCACATCCACATGACGTCCCGCACGACCGATGACTACGCCGCCATGTACGACGCGGGCGTGCGTGCCCTCGTCGAGCCCTCCTTCTGGCTGGGGCAGCCCCGCACCTCCCCGGAGAGCTTCTACGACTACTTCGACTCGCTGCTCGGCTGGGAGCCCTTCCGCGCCGCCCAGTACGGCATCGCGCACCACTGCACGCTCGCCCTCAACCCCAAGGAGGCCAACGACCCGCGCCTCCTGCCGGTCCTGGACGAGCTGCCGCGCTACCTGCTGAAGGACCACGTCGTCGCCGTCGGCGAGATCGGCTACGACTCCATGACCCCCGAGGAGGACCACGCGCTGGCCGCCCAGTTGGAGCTGGCCGCCGACCACGGGCTGCCCGCCATGGTGCACACGCCGCACCGCGACAAGGCCGCGGGCCTGGCCCGAACGCTCGACGTCGTCCGCGAGTCCAGGCTGGCGCCCGAGCGCGTGATCCTCGACCACCTCAACGAGACGACGGTGGCCGCCGCCCGGGACAGCGGCTGCTGGGCGGCCTTCTCCATCTACCCCGACACCAAGATGGACGAGGACCGCATGGTCCGCATCCTGCGCGAGTACGGCACCGAGCGGATGCTCGTCAACTCCGCCGCCGACTGGGGCAGGAGCGACCCGCTCAAGACCCGCAAGACCGCCGACGCCATGCTCGCCGCCGGCTTCACCGACGCCGACGTCGACAAGGTGCTCTGGCAGAACCCGGTGGAGTTCTACGGCCAGAGCGGCCGGCTGGAGCTGGAGCCGGAGAAGCCGGAGGCCGGCGGCGCCACGTACGAAGGGAACTCCATCTTGCGAGGGGGAAGCTGA
- a CDS encoding inositol-3-phosphate synthase, translated as MTVHPQDTAPQPANPATADTGVWLIGARGSVATTVITGCAALAAGLHPAAGMVTETAPFADCGLPAPGRLVFGGHDVACTPLPKRADELAAGGVLPHGLPAAVAAELAAADEEIRNGGPEPGEPYDEEALIDSYAADLTDFVRRRNLARAVVVNVASTEPVAEGDALPASSCYAAAALKAGCAYVNFTPSTGMHHPRLRELAAASGLPYAGRDGKTGQTLLRSVLAPMFLQRALEVRAWSGTNLLGGGDGANLAGDPAAAAAKNVGKERVLVDSLGAGVDGEVHIDDVPALGDWKTAWDHVVFDGFLGTRMVLQTIWQGCDSALAAPLVLDLVRIVARAHETGMSGPVPGLGFFFKDPDGGPPGLADQWRELLSVAERLRVAR; from the coding sequence GTGACGGTCCATCCACAAGACACAGCGCCGCAACCGGCGAACCCGGCGACGGCCGATACCGGCGTCTGGCTCATCGGCGCCCGCGGCTCCGTCGCCACGACCGTGATCACCGGCTGCGCCGCCCTGGCCGCCGGACTCCACCCCGCGGCCGGCATGGTCACCGAGACCGCGCCGTTCGCCGACTGCGGGCTGCCGGCGCCCGGCCGGCTGGTCTTCGGCGGCCACGACGTGGCCTGCACCCCGCTGCCCAAGCGCGCGGACGAACTCGCCGCCGGCGGCGTGCTCCCGCACGGGCTGCCCGCCGCCGTCGCCGCCGAACTGGCCGCCGCCGACGAGGAGATACGGAACGGCGGCCCGGAGCCCGGCGAGCCGTACGACGAGGAGGCGCTGATCGACTCCTACGCGGCCGACCTCACCGACTTCGTCCGCCGCCGCAACCTCGCCCGCGCCGTCGTCGTCAACGTCGCCTCCACCGAGCCGGTCGCCGAGGGCGACGCGCTGCCCGCCTCGTCCTGCTACGCCGCGGCGGCCCTGAAGGCCGGCTGCGCGTACGTCAACTTCACCCCCTCCACCGGAATGCACCACCCGCGGCTGCGCGAGCTCGCCGCCGCCTCCGGCCTGCCGTACGCGGGCCGCGACGGCAAGACCGGCCAGACGCTGCTGCGTTCCGTGCTGGCGCCGATGTTCCTCCAGCGCGCGCTGGAGGTACGGGCCTGGTCCGGCACCAACCTCCTCGGCGGCGGCGACGGCGCCAACCTCGCCGGCGACCCGGCCGCCGCGGCGGCCAAGAACGTCGGCAAGGAGCGGGTGCTCGTCGACTCGCTCGGCGCCGGCGTCGACGGCGAGGTGCACATCGACGACGTCCCGGCCCTCGGCGACTGGAAGACCGCCTGGGACCACGTCGTCTTCGACGGCTTCCTCGGCACCCGCATGGTGCTCCAGACCATCTGGCAGGGCTGCGACTCCGCGCTCGCCGCGCCGCTGGTCCTCGACCTCGTCCGGATCGTCGCCCGCGCCCACGAGACCGGGATGTCGGGTCCCGTGCCGGGCCTCGGCTTCTTCTTCAAGGACCCGGACGGCGGCCCGCCCGGGCTCGCCGACCAGTGGCGCGAGCTGCTGTCGGTCGCGGAGCGCCTGCGGGTCGCGCGATGA